The Mucilaginibacter gracilis genomic interval TACCGAAACAGCGACGGCGGAAACCAGTGCTAAAAAGGATTCAGCGCAAGTCAAAGGCACCCCCTGCGACAAAACAATTTCCGGGGTACACTTTACCAAATCGGTCAATAATGCCGACAGCCTGACCAAAGTTGACGCGAACGGCAAGGTCACTTTCAGCGTCGGCGCAAAAAAAGATTACTTCTGCGACCCGAATGACGATAAGCTTTCTAACAACACCGCCCCAATACTACTATCGGAAGTGGACAATACGAAGGCATTTACTTTCATCTCCAAAGTAGCTCCCGGATTTACTGAGAAGGGCTTATACAATGCGGGGGTACTATATATTTATGTTCATGACAATTTCTGGCAAAAACTATGCTTTGAGCAGGATGAGCGAGGCAATCACCGGATCGTCTCTGTCCGCACGATCGGAACCTCCGATGATAATAATCATGATGTCGTAACCGATCTTTCCGTTTACATGAAGATCTCATCTGATACCCGCACCGTAGCCAGCTATTACTCAACAGACAAAAAAACCTGGCACCTGGTGCGATTATACAAAAATAACTATCCGGCAAAAATATGGGTAGGCTTCAGCGCACAATGCCCAATCGATAACGGCACGGTTAGCCACTTCGAAGACATCAGCCTGGACCAGCAAAGCGTTAAGGACTTTCGTTTAGGTAACTGATTTGCTTAAGTTTATTTCGATGTTCTGGGATTGATTAATTTAACGCTAAAATTCCTTCATGAAGCACAAAGCTTATTGCCTCATCTTCTTACTGTTCGTCTTAGGTAGCCAAGCCACGGCGCAACAAAAGCCCCATTCCCTGAAAAGAAATGGGGCTTTTGTTAAAGGTGTTTATACCAATTTATTTAAAATTAACGGGCATACCGGCAGGGAAATAAGCTTTAAGATAAACAAGGCATTTGACCAGCTCTTTTATGGAGATCGTTCAAGCCAGGCTATCTACTTTGAAGCAGGTGTTAATCATCTTGGAAACTTAGCTTATGTACTGGATGTCCTGCATCAGGATGTCCGGAGCGAAGGTATGTCTTATGGGTTGATGATCACACTACAGCTCAACAAAAAGGCTGAATTCGATGCGCTTTGGAACTTTTCGATGACCCATATGTACATCGAAAAGCCGGGACATCCCGCTGAAGGATATTTTGCCTGGTCTGTACAACAAAACGGTGTCCGCAACGCTGAAGGGCCGGCACCCGATGGTGAGGAATATATTGTCACGGCCTTATATATGGCCGCCGGGCGCTGGGGCAATGGTACGGGAATCTACAACTACCAAGCTTGGGCTGACAAGATCCTTAACCAAATGCGGCACCATCCAATACACACCATGATCAATGAGGAAAAGAAAATGATCCTGTTTGTACCCCAAACTAAAAACGCTGCATTTTCGGACCCTTCTTATCATTTACCTGCCTTCTACGAGTTATGGGCGCTTTGCGGCCCAAAAGCGGATCGTAGCTTTTGGGCCGCTGCTGCTGATACCAGCCGGGCTTATTTTCAAAAAACAACAAATCCTTCAACCGGCTTGTCAAGTGATTATGCTGACTTCGACGGTAAACCTGTTCACACCAGTTATAACCCAGATGCTGATCACTTTGCTTATGATGCCTGGCGAACAGTTATGAATTGGAGCGTTGACTGGAACTGGTGGCACAAGGATGTTCGTGAAAAAGAACTAAGTTACAGGATACAAGCATTTTTCTACCGGCAGGGCATCCAAACTTATGGAAGCGTCTACACCAAAGAAGGCGAACTGATCAGAGCGGGCCATCCTGCAGGGTTGGTCTCTACGAACGCTGTCGCCAGTTTGGCTTCCGAACACCCTAAATCCAAAGAATTCGTAGAAGCACTTTGGGATTTACCGGTACCGCATAATATCGGTGATCGATATTATGGC includes:
- a CDS encoding DUF1349 domain-containing protein, translating into MITISSCEQKKSPSTETATAETSAKKDSAQVKGTPCDKTISGVHFTKSVNNADSLTKVDANGKVTFSVGAKKDYFCDPNDDKLSNNTAPILLSEVDNTKAFTFISKVAPGFTEKGLYNAGVLYIYVHDNFWQKLCFEQDERGNHRIVSVRTIGTSDDNNHDVVTDLSVYMKISSDTRTVASYYSTDKKTWHLVRLYKNNYPAKIWVGFSAQCPIDNGTVSHFEDISLDQQSVKDFRLGN
- a CDS encoding glycosyl hydrolase family 8, whose amino-acid sequence is MKHKAYCLIFLLFVLGSQATAQQKPHSLKRNGAFVKGVYTNLFKINGHTGREISFKINKAFDQLFYGDRSSQAIYFEAGVNHLGNLAYVLDVLHQDVRSEGMSYGLMITLQLNKKAEFDALWNFSMTHMYIEKPGHPAEGYFAWSVQQNGVRNAEGPAPDGEEYIVTALYMAAGRWGNGTGIYNYQAWADKILNQMRHHPIHTMINEEKKMILFVPQTKNAAFSDPSYHLPAFYELWALCGPKADRSFWAAAADTSRAYFQKTTNPSTGLSSDYADFDGKPVHTSYNPDADHFAYDAWRTVMNWSVDWNWWHKDVREKELSYRIQAFFYRQGIQTYGSVYTKEGELIRAGHPAGLVSTNAVASLASEHPKSKEFVEALWDLPVPHNIGDRYYGGLLYLMSLLHCSGKFQLFLPVVK